A part of Paraliobacillus zengyii genomic DNA contains:
- a CDS encoding response regulator transcription factor has translation MKHHIFIVEDDPNIRDIVSAYLKKDGYEISMVDNAEQAWELTRGNEPDMWILDIMLPGMDGYELCKKIRQESEVPIIIISAKDEEVDKILGLELGSDDYLTKPFSPRELVARVKRLFKRVDFAYVENETLSSDVYEVGSLRLNVEDRRVYWKGKEADVTAKEFDMLHILIRNKNRAFAREELLSLIWGEDYFGSDRAVDDLIKRLRKKIDGLPVETVWGFGYRFSHEHEELE, from the coding sequence ATGAAGCACCATATTTTTATTGTAGAAGATGATCCAAACATCCGTGATATTGTGTCTGCTTATTTAAAGAAGGATGGTTATGAAATATCTATGGTTGATAATGCAGAACAAGCGTGGGAGCTCACGAGAGGTAATGAGCCTGATATGTGGATATTAGATATTATGTTACCGGGAATGGATGGCTATGAGCTATGTAAAAAAATAAGACAGGAAAGTGAAGTACCTATCATTATTATCTCTGCCAAGGATGAGGAAGTAGATAAAATACTTGGATTGGAATTAGGAAGTGATGACTATCTCACAAAGCCATTTAGTCCAAGAGAACTAGTCGCTCGAGTAAAAAGGCTATTTAAACGTGTTGATTTTGCGTATGTTGAAAATGAGACGCTATCAAGTGACGTCTACGAAGTAGGAAGTTTAAGATTAAATGTTGAAGATCGTCGCGTGTATTGGAAAGGGAAAGAAGCAGATGTTACGGCTAAAGAATTTGATATGTTACATATTCTAATTCGAAATAAAAATCGTGCGTTTGCAAGAGAAGAGTTGTTATCACTTATCTGGGGTGAAGATTACTTTGGTAGCGATCGTGCTGTAGATGATCTAATTAAGAGGTTACGAAAAAAGATAGATGGATTACCAGTGGAAACGGTTTGGGGATTTGGTTATCGATTCAGTCATGAACATGAGGAATTAGAATGA
- a CDS encoding sensor histidine kinase has translation MRLQTQITIAFTTLLVIIMSVVAIMIYSLILDVLIQNEQDQLEEKGEILIEFLLTDANPESLSQWLGEEKLQLFIYDRDQEQTLLRTLPQDLIDDWLETYDLNDKEQSLWIDGDDRYVVSVLPIFPDLLDRKLVLITPLNDLQEVQNNFFSRLIIVFLIGIMIIVLFSHFLTKRLVTPLTKLKHQLKKIENRQFDDVERVIATGEIKEVEQSVNDMAVELQRYINSQRQFFQNASHELKTPLMTIQGYAEGIRDGIFVGEESDRGLGVMVDEVARLKKIINEMILLAKLDSEENIYKDEFIKIDELITLTVERALPMASEKNVKLKHEVDANVTLYADHEKLLRAMMNIVTNGIRHANKQVVINVNKTAEHVELTVEDDGEGISEDLMPKLFQRFIKGEGGETGLGLAISRAIVERSNGTIAVSKSSLGGALFTIRFKL, from the coding sequence ATGAGGTTACAAACACAAATAACTATTGCTTTTACAACATTATTAGTCATTATTATGTCTGTCGTGGCAATTATGATCTATTCCCTTATATTAGATGTGTTAATTCAAAATGAACAAGACCAACTAGAAGAAAAGGGAGAAATCCTCATTGAATTTTTATTGACTGATGCTAATCCGGAAAGTCTATCACAGTGGCTTGGGGAAGAAAAATTGCAATTATTTATCTATGATCGTGATCAAGAACAGACGTTACTCCGAACATTACCACAAGATTTGATTGATGATTGGCTTGAGACATATGACCTGAATGATAAAGAACAATCATTATGGATAGACGGAGATGACCGCTATGTTGTTTCTGTTTTGCCTATTTTTCCTGATTTACTAGATAGAAAGCTTGTATTAATTACACCGTTAAATGATTTACAAGAAGTACAAAATAACTTCTTTAGCCGTCTGATTATTGTATTTTTAATTGGAATTATGATAATTGTATTATTTAGTCACTTTTTAACAAAGCGCTTAGTTACACCTTTAACGAAATTAAAACACCAATTGAAAAAAATTGAGAACAGACAATTTGATGATGTAGAACGAGTAATAGCAACAGGTGAAATAAAGGAAGTAGAACAAAGTGTCAATGATATGGCAGTTGAACTTCAACGTTATATTAATTCTCAACGACAGTTCTTTCAAAACGCTAGTCATGAATTAAAAACACCATTAATGACAATTCAGGGGTATGCAGAAGGAATTAGAGATGGTATCTTCGTAGGTGAGGAATCAGATAGAGGTTTAGGTGTAATGGTGGATGAGGTAGCTCGATTGAAAAAAATTATTAATGAGATGATTCTATTAGCTAAATTAGATAGTGAAGAAAATATATACAAAGATGAATTCATAAAAATTGATGAATTGATTACATTAACAGTAGAGCGTGCTCTGCCAATGGCAAGCGAAAAGAATGTGAAGTTAAAACATGAAGTGGATGCAAATGTTACTCTTTATGCTGATCATGAGAAGTTACTGCGTGCAATGATGAATATAGTGACTAATGGTATTAGGCATGCAAACAAACAAGTAGTCATTAATGTGAACAAGACAGCTGAACATGTGGAGCTTACAGTAGAAGATGATGGAGAAGGTATCTCAGAGGATTTAATGCCTAAATTATTTCAACGGTTTATTAAAGGAGAAGGCGGTGAAACTGGCCTAGGTCTAGCTATTTCTCGCGCAATCGTTGAACGATCTAATGGAACAATAGCTGTCTCTAAATCAAGTTTAGGTGGCGCACTTTTCACAATTAGGTTCAAATTATAA
- the typA gene encoding translational GTPase TypA: MQLREDIRNIAIIAHVDHGKTTLVDQLLRYSGTFRANEHVDERAMDSNDIEKERGITILAKNTAINYKDTHINILDTPGHADFGGEVERIMRMVDGVLLVVDAYEGCMPQTRFVLKKALEQKLTPVVVLNKIDRPSARPTEVIDEVLDLFIELGADDEQLDFPVVYASALNGTSGNEPEEQEESMEAVFTTILENIPAPPDNSEEPLQFQITLLDYNDYLGRVGIGRIFRGSIKVGQQVSLMKKDGTVKNFRISKLFGFIGLKRIEIEEAKAGDIIALSGLEDINVGETVCPTDHQEALPILRIDEPTLQMTFVVNNSPFAGKEGKYITSRRIEERLMKQLETDVSLRVDPTNSPDAWIVSGRGELHLSILIENMRREGFELQLSKPQVIIKEIDGVRCEPVERVQVDVPEDHTGAIMESLGSRKGEMIDMVNHGNGQVRMEFKVPSRGLIGYSTEFMTQTRGFGIINHTFDTYEPVVPGQVGGRTRGVLVSLENGKSSTYGIMGLEDRGTIFVEPGTEVYGGMIVGEHNRENDLTVNITKEKHLTNVRSANKDQTSTIRKTRTLTLEEAIEYLNDDEYCEVTPESIRLRKKILNKNEREKSSKRKSE; this comes from the coding sequence ATGCAATTAAGAGAAGATATTCGGAACATTGCAATTATTGCCCATGTTGACCATGGTAAAACAACATTAGTTGACCAGTTGTTGCGTTACTCAGGCACATTCCGTGCAAATGAGCACGTTGATGAGCGTGCAATGGATTCAAATGATATAGAAAAAGAACGTGGTATAACAATCTTGGCAAAAAATACTGCGATTAACTACAAAGATACACACATAAATATCCTTGATACACCTGGACACGCCGATTTCGGTGGAGAAGTAGAGCGTATTATGCGTATGGTAGATGGTGTATTACTTGTAGTTGATGCGTATGAAGGCTGTATGCCACAAACACGTTTTGTGTTGAAAAAGGCTTTAGAACAAAAACTAACACCAGTTGTTGTATTGAATAAAATAGACCGTCCTAGTGCAAGACCAACTGAAGTAATTGATGAAGTATTAGATCTATTTATTGAATTAGGTGCTGATGATGAGCAATTAGATTTCCCAGTTGTTTATGCTTCTGCATTAAATGGTACTTCTGGTAATGAACCAGAAGAACAGGAAGAATCGATGGAAGCTGTATTTACTACTATTCTTGAAAACATTCCTGCACCGCCTGATAACTCAGAAGAGCCATTACAATTCCAAATAACATTACTTGATTATAATGATTATTTGGGTCGTGTTGGAATTGGACGTATTTTCCGAGGTTCAATCAAAGTAGGCCAACAAGTTTCCTTGATGAAAAAAGATGGTACAGTCAAAAACTTCCGTATCAGCAAACTATTTGGCTTTATCGGGCTGAAGAGAATTGAGATTGAAGAAGCTAAAGCTGGCGATATCATTGCACTATCCGGTTTGGAAGACATTAACGTAGGTGAAACAGTTTGTCCAACCGATCATCAAGAGGCATTACCAATATTGCGTATTGATGAGCCAACTTTACAGATGACGTTTGTTGTAAACAACAGTCCGTTTGCTGGTAAAGAAGGAAAGTATATTACGTCTAGAAGAATTGAAGAACGATTGATGAAGCAATTAGAAACAGATGTAAGTTTACGTGTTGATCCAACAAACTCACCGGATGCTTGGATTGTTTCTGGTCGTGGAGAACTTCACTTGTCTATTCTAATTGAGAATATGCGTCGTGAAGGTTTTGAACTTCAGTTATCAAAACCACAAGTTATCATTAAAGAAATTGATGGCGTACGTTGTGAACCAGTAGAGCGTGTACAAGTTGATGTACCAGAAGATCATACAGGAGCAATTATGGAATCTTTAGGTTCTCGTAAAGGTGAAATGATCGACATGGTTAACCATGGTAACGGACAAGTTAGAATGGAATTCAAAGTTCCTTCTCGCGGTCTAATTGGTTATTCTACTGAATTTATGACGCAAACTAGAGGGTTTGGTATTATTAATCACACGTTTGATACGTATGAGCCAGTTGTTCCAGGCCAAGTTGGTGGACGAACACGTGGTGTTCTAGTTTCATTAGAAAACGGAAAATCTTCCACATATGGTATTATGGGTCTTGAGGATCGTGGTACGATATTTGTAGAACCGGGTACTGAAGTATACGGTGGTATGATTGTTGGAGAACACAACCGTGAAAATGACTTAACAGTTAACATTACTAAAGAAAAACATCTTACTAACGTTCGTTCCGCTAATAAAGACCAAACGTCTACTATTAGAAAAACAAGAACATTAACGTTGGAAGAAGCGATAGAATATTTAAATGATGATGAGTATTGCGAAGTTACACCAGAATCGATTCGTTTACGTAAGAAGATTCTAAATAAAAACGAACGTGAAAAATCATCAAAACGAAAAAGTGAATAG
- a CDS encoding YkvA family protein — MRFWRRFKFIFQFRQSIPFLKEYFLSRQVKLRSKMIAIGLILVYVVFPFDLLPDFFLIIGLFDDIMIASLILQQIVKRAPTSIKEEYHLL, encoded by the coding sequence ATGCGTTTCTGGAGACGATTTAAATTTATATTTCAATTTCGACAATCGATTCCGTTTTTAAAGGAATATTTCTTATCAAGACAAGTAAAGCTAAGATCAAAAATGATAGCGATAGGACTTATCTTAGTGTATGTTGTTTTTCCTTTTGATCTATTACCTGATTTTTTTCTTATAATTGGTTTGTTTGATGATATTATGATTGCAAGTCTGATACTACAGCAAATTGTTAAAAGGGCTCCGACAAGTATAAAGGAAGAATATCATTTATTGTGA
- a CDS encoding ZIP family metal transporter, which translates to MSVTAWLLELNPIVLALLATLFTWGCTAFGAAFVFSTKKANPKVFDSMLAFAGGVMIAASFWSLLAPAIEMAEEQGVPPYIPAVIGFLLGGIFLMMVDKVLPMINEDLYFKEIKDRKAKHRTAMLVFSITLHNIPEGLAVGVAFGALASNFSTTSLSGAIALAIGIGIQNIPEGTAVSIPLRREGMSARKSFFYGQFSGMVEPIAAVIGAVAVIFIQPLLPYALSFAAGAMIFVVAKEVIPGSQERGHIQLATMSLMIGFAVMMILDVALG; encoded by the coding sequence ATGAGTGTGACAGCATGGTTATTAGAACTGAATCCCATTGTATTAGCACTGCTTGCTACGCTTTTCACGTGGGGATGTACAGCATTTGGCGCAGCTTTTGTATTCTCAACAAAGAAAGCAAATCCAAAAGTATTTGATAGTATGTTGGCATTTGCGGGCGGCGTAATGATTGCAGCTAGTTTTTGGTCACTTTTAGCACCAGCAATTGAAATGGCTGAAGAACAAGGAGTACCACCATATATTCCAGCTGTTATTGGCTTCTTATTAGGCGGTATTTTCTTAATGATGGTTGATAAAGTTTTACCAATGATAAATGAGGATTTATACTTTAAAGAAATAAAAGATAGAAAGGCAAAACACAGAACTGCAATGTTAGTTTTTTCAATAACATTGCATAATATTCCGGAAGGTTTAGCGGTAGGTGTAGCATTTGGTGCACTTGCATCAAATTTTTCAACTACTTCATTATCAGGTGCAATAGCGCTTGCGATAGGGATAGGTATTCAAAATATCCCAGAAGGAACAGCGGTTTCGATTCCATTACGTCGAGAAGGTATGTCAGCAAGAAAAAGTTTTTTCTATGGTCAATTTTCAGGGATGGTTGAACCGATTGCAGCTGTAATTGGTGCTGTCGCAGTTATTTTTATACAACCACTACTACCTTATGCGCTTAGTTTTGCTGCTGGTGCAATGATTTTTGTAGTTGCGAAGGAAGTAATCCCAGGTTCGCAGGAAAGAGGTCATATTCAGCTTGCGACGATGAGTTTGATGATCGGATTTGCAGTGATGATGATTTTAGATGTCGCGCTCGGATAG
- a CDS encoding YfhE family protein, whose protein sequence is MARKQQYQPTKKVGVELSSAQEVHYNSDFKQADIAGGFRKEKLNQIHSNT, encoded by the coding sequence ATGGCACGTAAGCAACAATATCAACCGACTAAAAAGGTCGGAGTAGAATTATCTTCAGCACAAGAGGTTCATTACAATAGTGACTTTAAGCAAGCTGATATTGCTGGCGGATTCCGCAAAGAAAAATTAAATCAGATTCACAGTAATACTTAA
- a CDS encoding enoyl-ACP reductase FabI: MEDILQLKGKNIVIMGVANERSLAWGVAKTLHHAGAKLIYTYRKERSLKKLTSLLEKYNMDAELVVACDVSNDDSIEEAFNQIGEKAGQIDGIVHAIAFAHGEDLHGDFINTSRSGYAFAQDTSAYSLIAVAREARRFLTDGSSIVTMSALGAERVLDGYKVMGVAKAALESTCKHLALDLGESNIRINTVSAGPIRTLAAKGIPTFQKMLRDSKEKAPLKRNVTQEEVGNMTMMLLSPISSGVTGEVLHVDAGYNIIG, translated from the coding sequence ATGGAAGACATCTTACAACTTAAAGGAAAAAACATTGTAATTATGGGCGTTGCAAATGAACGGAGCTTGGCATGGGGGGTAGCAAAAACGCTACATCATGCAGGCGCTAAATTAATTTATACGTATCGAAAAGAACGTTCTCTTAAAAAATTAACGAGTCTATTAGAAAAGTATAATATGGATGCAGAATTAGTTGTGGCATGTGATGTGAGCAATGATGACAGTATTGAAGAAGCCTTTAACCAGATTGGCGAGAAAGCTGGACAGATTGACGGAATTGTTCACGCTATTGCCTTCGCTCACGGCGAGGACTTGCACGGGGACTTTATCAATACTTCTAGAAGTGGATATGCCTTTGCGCAAGACACAAGCGCCTACTCCCTCATCGCAGTTGCAAGAGAAGCAAGACGCTTCCTAACTGATGGTTCCTCAATTGTTACAATGAGTGCTTTAGGAGCAGAAAGAGTACTTGATGGTTATAAGGTTATGGGCGTTGCTAAAGCTGCTTTAGAGTCTACCTGTAAACACCTTGCTTTAGATTTAGGTGAGTCTAATATCCGAATTAATACAGTTTCAGCTGGTCCAATTCGTACGCTTGCCGCGAAAGGAATACCTACATTTCAAAAGATGCTTAGGGATTCTAAAGAGAAGGCACCACTTAAGCGCAACGTTACGCAAGAAGAGGTTGGAAATATGACAATGATGTTACTAAGCCCTATTTCTAGTGGTGTAACCGGGGAAGTGCTTCATGTCGATGCAGGTTATAATATTATTGGATAA
- a CDS encoding HD domain-containing protein — protein sequence MLNDRLMQAITYATVKHDGQKRKVDRTPYIAHPYRVAMSLKAAGYENDVVIAGLLHDVVEDTDSTLIEIKDLFGEQIEKLVAYATEPEKTIPWEQRKQHTIDGIKHAPLAAKLVVCADKIDNLHSILESERLLGTVMWDSFQRGREDQKWYYQAVYESLINGIVEKDTPTLFKQFKRLLDQF from the coding sequence ATGTTAAACGATAGATTAATGCAGGCAATTACATACGCAACAGTAAAGCATGATGGACAAAAAAGAAAAGTTGACCGAACACCATATATTGCACATCCATATCGTGTTGCGATGTCATTAAAAGCAGCTGGGTATGAAAATGATGTAGTAATTGCTGGTCTATTACATGACGTTGTTGAGGACACAGATAGCACTTTAATTGAGATCAAGGATCTTTTTGGCGAACAGATAGAAAAGCTGGTTGCATATGCTACAGAGCCTGAAAAAACAATCCCTTGGGAACAACGCAAGCAACATACTATAGATGGGATTAAACATGCACCATTAGCTGCCAAGTTAGTTGTATGTGCTGACAAGATTGATAACTTACATTCCATTCTAGAAAGTGAGCGTTTGTTAGGAACTGTGATGTGGGATTCATTTCAACGAGGAAGAGAAGACCAAAAGTGGTATTATCAGGCCGTGTATGAAAGTCTTATTAATGGCATAGTTGAGAAAGATACACCAACATTATTCAAACAATTTAAGCGGCTACTAGATCAATTTTAA
- a CDS encoding CapA family protein, which produces MLIMLFAILLLLLVGCLNNEDEFSVKNHNKHQLETSTEKEQLNLVPKTTSIQLAAIGDMLIHERVYNDAQTESGYNFMPMLQKVVPYLSEPTITMANQETMIGGEGIGLSTYPQFNSPYQVGDGLKEAGVDIVSLANNHTLDRGEEAIQNALNYWDEIDMNYTGAYKNEADSQEIRILEEEDIAISFLSYTYGTNGLPVPEGKDYLVNLIDQEAMSSDVKDAEEVSDVIVMNLHFGTEYERMPNDEQKELVQYVADLGVDIIIGHHPHVLQPMEWVEGKSGNKTFVAYSLGNFLSGQDEFYRRIGGMVELTVEKTVEKGEEKIEISAPKFLPTLVDYNDHGPKNYQVLPMYKVTNSQLVDVATQYQEIKAHMSQWMPELEFIESN; this is translated from the coding sequence ATGTTAATTATGTTATTCGCTATACTATTATTATTACTTGTAGGTTGTTTGAATAATGAAGATGAATTTTCTGTAAAGAATCATAATAAGCATCAACTCGAAACAAGTACTGAGAAAGAACAACTAAATTTAGTGCCAAAAACAACATCGATTCAGTTGGCTGCGATTGGTGATATGTTGATCCATGAGCGAGTTTATAACGATGCCCAAACAGAATCGGGTTATAATTTTATGCCAATGCTTCAAAAAGTAGTTCCATATCTATCTGAGCCAACCATTACAATGGCAAATCAAGAAACGATGATTGGTGGAGAAGGTATTGGTTTATCTACTTATCCTCAATTTAATAGTCCATATCAGGTAGGAGATGGTTTAAAAGAAGCTGGAGTTGATATAGTTTCTTTAGCCAACAATCATACACTTGATCGTGGAGAAGAAGCAATTCAAAATGCTTTAAATTATTGGGATGAAATTGATATGAATTATACGGGTGCTTATAAAAACGAAGCAGATAGCCAAGAGATTCGAATTTTGGAAGAAGAGGATATAGCTATTTCCTTTTTAAGTTATACATATGGTACAAATGGCTTGCCAGTACCTGAAGGGAAAGATTATCTAGTTAATTTAATTGATCAAGAAGCGATGTCTTCTGATGTGAAAGATGCGGAAGAAGTATCAGATGTCATTGTTATGAATTTACATTTTGGTACAGAGTACGAGCGAATGCCAAATGATGAACAAAAAGAATTAGTGCAATATGTTGCTGATTTAGGGGTCGATATCATTATTGGTCACCATCCCCATGTTTTACAACCAATGGAGTGGGTTGAAGGAAAGAGTGGAAACAAAACATTCGTCGCATATTCCCTGGGAAATTTTTTGTCAGGTCAAGATGAATTTTACCGAAGAATAGGCGGTATGGTAGAACTTACAGTTGAAAAAACTGTAGAAAAAGGGGAAGAAAAGATAGAAATAAGTGCGCCAAAATTCTTGCCAACGTTAGTTGATTATAATGACCATGGTCCGAAAAATTATCAAGTCTTGCCAATGTATAAAGTAACAAATTCACAATTAGTAGATGTTGCTACACAGTATCAAGAAATTAAAGCGCATATGTCACAATGGATGCCAGAACTTGAGTTTATTGAATCCAATTAA
- a CDS encoding DUF368 domain-containing protein — MEWRNIYRGMLMGASDVVPGVSGGTIAVVLGIYDQLIEAINGFFSKDWRKHLGFLIPLGIGIVTAIFLLAGTIEFLFEHHSGPTQFAFLGLIIGVIPYLLRKSEARYTFKAHHFFLLIIGVGVVASMLFFRSDEVAPITDITLSTYVFLFMAGFIASAAMILPGISGSFLLLVIGAYSTIINAVSEIKLDIVAVVGLGIIMGILVMSKVIHYFLENYTTATFAVIIGLVIGSIFVIFPGWPTTFQGTIISIMTFALGLFVAFLLGRVEYNDVQA; from the coding sequence ATGGAGTGGAGAAATATTTATCGTGGTATGTTGATGGGCGCAAGTGATGTCGTTCCTGGTGTTAGTGGCGGGACCATTGCAGTCGTGCTTGGTATATACGATCAATTAATTGAAGCAATAAACGGTTTTTTTAGCAAGGACTGGAGAAAACATCTTGGTTTTTTGATTCCACTTGGGATAGGAATAGTAACAGCTATATTTTTATTGGCAGGTACGATAGAATTTTTATTTGAACACCATTCAGGTCCAACCCAATTTGCATTTTTAGGGCTTATAATTGGTGTTATTCCCTATCTATTACGTAAATCAGAAGCAAGATATACATTTAAAGCACATCATTTTTTCTTATTGATAATCGGTGTAGGGGTTGTTGCATCTATGTTGTTCTTTCGTTCAGATGAAGTAGCACCAATAACAGATATTACCTTGTCAACATATGTTTTTTTATTTATGGCAGGTTTTATTGCAAGTGCAGCCATGATCTTGCCTGGTATTAGTGGTTCTTTTTTATTACTAGTTATTGGCGCATATAGTACGATAATTAACGCAGTAAGCGAGATTAAACTGGATATCGTAGCAGTTGTTGGATTAGGTATTATCATGGGTATTCTTGTGATGAGTAAAGTGATTCATTACTTTTTGGAAAATTATACAACAGCTACCTTTGCTGTCATTATTGGTCTGGTGATTGGTTCAATATTTGTCATTTTTCCAGGATGGCCAACAACTTTCCAGGGAACAATTATAAGTATTATGACTTTTGCATTAGGATTGTTTGTTGCATTTTTATTAGGTCGAGTCGAATATAATGATGTCCAAGCCTAA
- a CDS encoding thioredoxin family protein — translation MKAIETKEEFYQVIQSDKPVIIKFFADWCPDCKRMNMFIGDILEEYKQYDWYEVNSDEIAGLAEEYEVMGIPSLLIFQNGKKLAHQHSAHTKSPEQVTDFLEKELA, via the coding sequence ATGAAAGCTATAGAAACAAAAGAAGAATTTTATCAAGTAATTCAATCAGATAAACCTGTTATTATTAAATTCTTTGCAGATTGGTGTCCAGACTGTAAACGAATGAACATGTTTATTGGAGATATCCTGGAAGAGTACAAGCAATATGACTGGTATGAAGTGAATAGTGATGAAATTGCAGGACTTGCAGAAGAGTATGAAGTAATGGGAATTCCAAGCTTACTAATTTTCCAAAATGGCAAAAAACTTGCACATCAACATAGTGCTCATACGAAGTCGCCTGAACAGGTAACAGACTTTCTAGAAAAAGAATTAGCTTAA
- a CDS encoding GNAT family N-acetyltransferase — MIQLATEKDLEGIMLVVKSVVKMMNEQGSFQWNDTYPLVTDYQKDLRREELYIYKESELILGVCTISKRGHEEYDEIAWSQHDHALTVKRLAVDPNARGKGLADNFFQFAEKVAKKHNANHLTTDTYAENQYAQKLFKRNGFRFVQARREEKEAAELYYFEKALK; from the coding sequence ATGATTCAACTGGCTACAGAAAAGGATCTGGAGGGAATTATGCTAGTAGTGAAAAGTGTTGTTAAAATGATGAATGAACAAGGAAGCTTTCAATGGAACGACACCTATCCACTTGTTACAGATTATCAAAAAGATTTAAGACGAGAAGAGTTATACATCTACAAGGAATCTGAGTTAATTTTAGGTGTTTGCACAATAAGTAAAAGAGGGCATGAGGAATATGATGAAATTGCTTGGAGTCAACATGATCATGCATTAACAGTAAAGCGATTAGCTGTTGATCCGAATGCAAGAGGGAAAGGCTTAGCGGATAATTTTTTTCAATTTGCTGAGAAAGTAGCAAAGAAGCATAATGCAAACCATTTAACAACCGATACTTATGCGGAAAATCAATACGCACAAAAACTTTTTAAACGAAATGGTTTCCGTTTTGTACAAGCAAGAAGAGAAGAAAAGGAAGCAGCTGAACTCTATTATTTTGAAAAAGCGTTAAAGTAG
- a CDS encoding ABC transporter ATP-binding protein has product MSTLTVQGVSVSIQQQKILESISFQLEPGSITALVGHNGAGKSTIMKTILGLQEKKEGVIKLKDTFQKEDFVRFKQQLAYIPEEPFLLSELTVMQHFQLYGESYQMDKGKLYQKIAHYLNELEIADKQNEYPESLSKGMRQKVQTICAMLPDVPLLLIDEPFMGLDIYASDFLQQVMKEKVQNGTAILLTSHQLERMKDLADQYIMLQQGKVVGSGYMQDFEILKRRFE; this is encoded by the coding sequence TTGTCGACATTAACAGTTCAAGGTGTTTCTGTGTCTATTCAACAACAAAAAATTCTTGAAAGTATTTCATTTCAATTAGAACCAGGATCGATTACGGCATTAGTAGGTCATAATGGCGCTGGTAAATCAACAATAATGAAAACAATTTTAGGTTTACAAGAGAAAAAAGAAGGCGTTATTAAATTAAAAGATACGTTTCAAAAAGAGGACTTTGTTCGGTTTAAACAGCAATTAGCTTACATACCGGAAGAACCTTTCTTGTTATCTGAGCTAACCGTGATGCAGCATTTTCAATTGTATGGTGAAAGTTATCAAATGGATAAAGGTAAGCTTTATCAAAAAATAGCGCATTATCTAAATGAGTTGGAAATTGCTGATAAACAAAATGAATACCCAGAGTCGTTGTCAAAAGGGATGCGACAGAAAGTTCAAACAATATGTGCTATGTTACCGGATGTCCCCCTTCTGTTGATTGATGAACCATTTATGGGATTGGATATATATGCTTCAGACTTTTTGCAACAGGTCATGAAAGAGAAAGTTCAAAATGGGACTGCAATTTTGTTGACGTCACATCAACTAGAGCGAATGAAGGATCTAGCTGATCAGTATATTATGCTACAACAAGGTAAGGTAGTTGGCAGTGGTTATATGCAGGATTTCGAAATTCTAAAGAGGAGATTTGAATAA
- a CDS encoding MarR family winged helix-turn-helix transcriptional regulator: MDEKKELYNKKKEDPSLKLFVVLSKAYRSVSDQVANDIRKNGLNTTDFGVLELLYHQGEQPLQKIGDKILLASGSITYVVDKLEKKEFIQRVPSASDRRITYAAITKKGEDLLNEIFPAHWKQIESITSGLTEEEKAQAIQLLKKLGMYADQIK, encoded by the coding sequence ATGGATGAAAAGAAAGAATTATATAACAAGAAAAAAGAAGATCCCTCCTTAAAGTTATTTGTTGTATTATCAAAGGCTTATCGTTCGGTTTCAGATCAAGTAGCAAATGATATAAGAAAAAATGGTTTGAACACAACGGATTTTGGTGTACTAGAACTTTTATATCATCAAGGAGAGCAACCTCTACAAAAAATAGGTGATAAAATTTTACTTGCAAGTGGAAGCATCACTTATGTAGTAGATAAATTAGAGAAAAAAGAATTCATTCAACGCGTCCCATCAGCAAGTGATCGCCGAATTACGTATGCGGCAATTACTAAGAAAGGGGAAGACTTATTAAATGAAATTTTTCCTGCTCATTGGAAACAAATTGAATCGATCACAAGTGGATTAACAGAGGAAGAAAAGGCTCAAGCAATTCAATTGCTAAAAAAACTAGGAATGTATGCAGATCAAATCAAATAA